One Gordonia sp. SID5947 genomic region harbors:
- a CDS encoding GAF and ANTAR domain-containing protein yields the protein MNSDHTVRMAEIVRELRAESSDTESVLRGISNTAVGSVPGTDYASVTLVTANRIETPVAVGDLADKSDALQRELNEGPCVRSAVDAETIVIDDMSDDERWPRFAASAHELGIASMACFCLYVDGRDFGALNLISTTPHVFDKDAISVGELFAAHCATAFSAVREKEQLRAALSSRDIIGQAKGMIMERYKINADEAFRLMARLSQDGNIKLVEVATRIVDSGPES from the coding sequence ACACGGTCCGGATGGCGGAGATCGTCCGCGAGCTCCGCGCAGAGAGTTCCGATACGGAATCTGTGTTGCGCGGTATCTCCAACACTGCGGTCGGATCGGTCCCGGGCACCGACTACGCCAGCGTCACCCTCGTCACCGCCAACCGGATCGAGACGCCGGTGGCGGTGGGCGATCTCGCCGACAAGTCCGACGCCCTCCAGCGTGAGCTCAACGAAGGGCCGTGCGTGCGCTCCGCCGTCGACGCCGAGACGATCGTCATCGACGACATGTCCGACGACGAGAGGTGGCCGCGGTTCGCGGCTTCCGCCCACGAACTCGGTATCGCATCGATGGCGTGCTTCTGTCTCTACGTCGACGGCCGCGACTTCGGTGCGCTCAATCTGATCAGCACCACACCGCATGTGTTCGACAAGGACGCCATCTCGGTCGGTGAGTTGTTCGCCGCGCACTGCGCGACCGCCTTCTCGGCGGTCCGGGAGAAGGAGCAGCTACGGGCGGCGCTCAGCTCCCGCGACATCATCGGACAGGCGAAGGGCATGATCATGGAGCGCTACAAGATCAATGCCGACGAGGCCTTCCGCCTGATGGCCCGCCTATCGCAGGACGGCAACATCAAGCTCGTCGAGGTGGCCACCCGGATCGTCGACTCGGGGCCGGAGTCATGA
- a CDS encoding SpoIID/LytB domain-containing protein, which translates to MVRARPRHARTRSLSFAAIGLAPVLIAGGLLVVSEAKRSSDDVTLTAGSQITLIGHGLGHGRGMGQWGAFGYARKGWSAQQILRHYYGGTTAGKVDRPEISVILTGKNSVNVHADAGMRVGGQMVGPGQAVSLSGNTATITNGCGGGPVRTVQAPFVEPINMGPSRPGNEFLKMCGSNQAYRGALGFDGGRVVNRLHIDDYVKGVIPKESSPGWADAGGAEALKAQAIAARTYALAAIAGGKRIDDTQNSQVYGAVAGEDPRTNRAADATAGQILRQGGQPAFTEFSSSTGGYTAGGRFPAVRDDGDAASPNRNWTATVNAGSVGAAFGVGALRSLDVVEANGLGPENGRAIKVRAVGSSGTREVSGEEARTMLKLKSSWFAVQGQAVKPKIVRPPTGPDGPGGGPIDLGSLSSLPDKLIPGSSQLLSIGTSALNGKFDDLGGVTGPLGQAIGVPNLTPDGAGVIQLFQRGLMLFSQQTGAHALVGQGLADYLVRGGQPVVGFPRSDVLR; encoded by the coding sequence TTGGTCAGAGCACGCCCTCGGCACGCCCGGACCCGATCGCTGTCCTTTGCCGCGATCGGGCTGGCGCCTGTGCTGATCGCCGGTGGTCTGCTGGTGGTCAGCGAGGCGAAGAGGTCGTCGGACGACGTCACCCTGACGGCCGGATCGCAGATCACCCTGATCGGGCACGGTCTCGGCCACGGCCGCGGGATGGGGCAGTGGGGTGCGTTCGGCTACGCCCGTAAAGGCTGGTCGGCACAACAGATTTTGCGCCACTATTACGGCGGCACCACCGCGGGGAAGGTGGACAGGCCCGAGATCTCGGTCATCTTGACCGGCAAGAACTCGGTGAATGTGCACGCGGACGCCGGGATGCGAGTCGGTGGCCAAATGGTGGGTCCCGGGCAGGCGGTCAGTCTGTCCGGGAACACCGCCACCATCACCAATGGCTGTGGCGGCGGTCCCGTGCGGACGGTGCAGGCGCCGTTCGTCGAGCCGATCAACATGGGGCCGAGTCGGCCGGGCAATGAATTCCTCAAGATGTGTGGATCGAATCAGGCCTATCGCGGTGCGCTCGGGTTCGACGGAGGGCGGGTCGTCAACCGCCTCCACATCGACGACTATGTCAAAGGCGTGATCCCGAAGGAGAGTTCCCCGGGCTGGGCCGACGCCGGTGGCGCAGAAGCACTCAAGGCGCAGGCGATCGCCGCACGCACCTATGCGCTCGCCGCCATCGCCGGTGGCAAGAGGATCGACGACACCCAGAACTCCCAGGTCTACGGGGCCGTCGCCGGCGAGGACCCGCGCACCAACCGTGCCGCCGACGCGACCGCCGGACAGATCCTCCGTCAGGGCGGCCAGCCCGCGTTCACGGAATTCTCTTCTTCCACAGGTGGTTACACGGCGGGCGGACGATTCCCCGCAGTGCGCGACGACGGCGACGCGGCGTCGCCGAACCGGAACTGGACGGCAACGGTGAACGCCGGCAGTGTGGGCGCCGCATTCGGGGTGGGCGCGCTGCGCAGCCTCGACGTGGTCGAGGCCAACGGCCTCGGACCCGAGAACGGACGCGCGATCAAGGTCCGCGCCGTGGGATCGTCGGGCACCCGAGAAGTCTCTGGCGAAGAGGCGCGCACCATGCTCAAACTCAAGTCGTCCTGGTTTGCCGTGCAGGGACAGGCGGTCAAACCGAAGATCGTCAGACCGCCGACCGGACCTGACGGCCCTGGTGGCGGTCCGATCGACCTCGGCAGCCTCAGCTCACTGCCGGACAAGCTGATCCCGGGCTCGTCGCAGCTGCTCTCCATCGGGACCTCCGCGTTGAACGGCAAGTTCGACGATCTCGGAGGCGTCACCGGCCCACTCGGCCAGGCCATCGGCGTACCGAACCTCACTCCCGACGGCGCAGGCGTCATCCAGCTCTTCCAGCGAGGACTGATGTTGTTCAGCCAGCAGACGGGTGCGCATGCCCTGGTGGGTCAGGGACTCGCGGACTACCTCGTCCGCGGCGGTCAACCCGTGGTCGGGTTCCCGCGATCCGACGTGCTCCGCTAG
- a CDS encoding peptidoglycan recognition protein, translated as MRRPRLSRSRPRPSIVLASVAAAIVASPFAVVVAGSDPRPADSHREIPSTTIDELGLADVPSTVLDIAESGLAAAGIRLPEPDPRRADPSADDRPVGAVVKHITQDKPLKMVGFTWERAVDASMLLRAKRTDGTWGDWTKLEPIETADAPTPEHPMGTEPIWVGDAREVQVAVTDDGLAIPAAESPSGGLVEWGIGTASAVVEKLLTTAMSAMTATLISPESLLSLGSSLLTPLLGGPSVVARAQWGADESIRCSQPAYSPAARAAIVHHTAGSNDYTPEQSAEIVRGIYAYHARTLNWCDIGYNVLVDKYGQIFEGAFGGLDRNVEGTHTGGFNKSSIGVSMIGNLDQVAPTPPMISSVARFLRWRLGKAGVNPSSTTQLTAEAFTDSKFPAGAVTSLPAISGHRDYNNTSCPGELGYGALTAIRSMVGGAPPSPSAPAPAPAA; from the coding sequence ATGCGCCGCCCCCGTCTCAGCAGATCCCGTCCCCGACCTTCGATCGTGCTCGCCTCTGTGGCCGCGGCGATCGTCGCGAGTCCCTTTGCCGTCGTCGTCGCCGGATCGGATCCTCGTCCGGCCGACAGCCATCGCGAGATCCCGTCGACCACCATCGACGAGCTCGGTCTGGCCGACGTTCCGTCGACGGTTCTCGACATCGCCGAATCAGGCCTGGCCGCAGCCGGAATCCGGTTGCCCGAACCGGACCCGCGGCGCGCGGACCCGTCCGCCGACGACCGACCCGTCGGCGCCGTCGTCAAACACATCACCCAGGACAAACCGTTGAAGATGGTCGGCTTCACCTGGGAACGCGCCGTCGACGCGTCGATGTTGTTGCGCGCCAAACGTACCGACGGGACCTGGGGCGACTGGACGAAGTTGGAACCGATCGAGACCGCCGATGCCCCGACTCCCGAACACCCGATGGGCACCGAGCCCATCTGGGTGGGTGACGCACGCGAGGTGCAGGTCGCGGTCACCGACGACGGGCTGGCCATACCGGCCGCCGAGTCACCCTCAGGCGGGCTCGTCGAATGGGGCATCGGTACCGCGAGCGCCGTGGTCGAGAAGCTGTTGACCACCGCGATGTCGGCGATGACGGCAACGCTGATCAGTCCGGAGAGCCTGCTGTCGCTGGGCTCGTCGCTGCTGACCCCGCTGTTGGGTGGGCCGTCGGTGGTCGCTCGCGCGCAATGGGGTGCCGACGAGTCGATCCGGTGCTCACAGCCGGCCTATTCACCTGCGGCGCGTGCCGCCATCGTGCATCACACGGCCGGCAGCAACGATTACACGCCAGAGCAATCCGCGGAGATCGTGCGGGGCATCTACGCATACCACGCACGCACTCTCAACTGGTGCGACATCGGCTACAACGTGCTCGTCGACAAGTACGGACAGATCTTCGAAGGTGCGTTCGGCGGCCTCGACCGCAACGTCGAGGGCACGCACACGGGTGGCTTCAACAAGTCGAGCATCGGGGTGTCGATGATCGGCAACCTCGACCAGGTCGCACCCACCCCGCCGATGATCTCGTCGGTCGCGCGGTTTCTGCGGTGGCGGCTCGGCAAGGCGGGCGTGAATCCGTCGAGCACCACACAGCTCACCGCAGAAGCGTTCACCGACAGCAAGTTCCCCGCCGGAGCCGTCACCAGCCTCCCGGCGATCAGCGGGCACCGCGATTACAACAACACCAGCTGTCCCGGTGAACTCGGTTATGGCGCACTGACGGCCATCAGGTCGATGGTGGGCGGTGCACCCCCGTCACCCTCCGCGCCTGCACCCGCGCCCGCAGCCTGA
- a CDS encoding DUF222 domain-containing protein translates to MSGPDWRLSSWWGEASPWPDLASLFTGRVHADDIGEVETNELLGSMAATQRGRAYLAWHDYRLAAELHHRLVGPDERPEDILVVDGFADCAARIALALSISQQSAEQQIREALALRDRLPQVSERLRDGQISQARVASIIARTDLLEGRECMADADAEIAAELDLHTGAWSAERLRDMVDRIVFRHDPDAVREARRRALNERRVWTVPKPDGVAQISATMPAENVRIAAASVRALAATACEHDRRTTQQRASDAMFALLSGTRFECNCGRADCTATIPGTGAVPPVDAKMVIHVVCDESTLTGEAEHAGFVAGHGVISDEHVRGLAARRDTVVKPLVPNGTPQDPDGTFVLPAHLPSDPYRPSTALDTYVRVRDGYSIVPGNATSAFDADIDHVREFDHANPRAGGQTVPENLNAKDRFSHVLKTFGNWLDEQFRDRRGRLRTEFTTPEGLVMAGDADNLESLFPGLRRIRFTASPAPPDTVNHQAPPARPTRSVTRVAAKHARRQQERERNRRRRERGSRGDSGCGRGCRRGG, encoded by the coding sequence ATGTCGGGTCCGGATTGGCGGTTGTCGTCGTGGTGGGGTGAGGCTTCGCCGTGGCCCGATCTGGCGTCGCTGTTCACCGGCCGTGTGCACGCCGACGACATCGGTGAGGTGGAAACCAACGAGTTGCTCGGCTCGATGGCTGCCACACAGCGTGGCCGGGCATATCTCGCCTGGCACGACTACCGGCTGGCCGCCGAACTGCATCACCGTCTCGTCGGCCCGGACGAACGGCCCGAGGACATCCTCGTGGTGGATGGCTTCGCCGACTGCGCCGCACGGATCGCGTTGGCGCTGAGCATCTCCCAGCAGTCCGCCGAACAACAAATCCGTGAGGCGCTGGCCCTGCGGGATCGGTTGCCGCAGGTGTCCGAGCGGTTGCGTGACGGGCAGATATCGCAGGCCCGCGTTGCCTCGATCATCGCCCGAACCGATCTGCTCGAGGGCCGTGAGTGCATGGCCGACGCGGATGCGGAGATCGCCGCCGAACTCGACCTGCACACCGGGGCGTGGTCGGCCGAACGGCTACGCGACATGGTGGATCGCATCGTCTTCCGACATGACCCGGACGCGGTGCGCGAAGCCCGCCGCCGGGCGTTGAACGAGCGGAGGGTGTGGACGGTACCGAAACCGGATGGGGTGGCGCAGATATCGGCGACCATGCCGGCGGAGAATGTACGCATCGCCGCAGCGTCCGTCAGGGCGCTCGCCGCCACCGCGTGCGAGCATGACCGGCGCACCACACAGCAACGTGCCTCCGATGCGATGTTCGCCCTGCTGTCCGGCACGCGGTTCGAATGCAACTGCGGGCGTGCGGACTGCACCGCCACCATCCCAGGGACGGGGGCAGTACCGCCGGTGGACGCCAAGATGGTCATCCACGTGGTCTGCGACGAATCCACGCTCACCGGTGAGGCCGAACATGCGGGATTCGTCGCCGGGCACGGCGTGATCTCCGATGAGCATGTGCGTGGTCTGGCCGCCCGTCGCGATACGGTGGTGAAGCCGTTGGTGCCCAACGGGACTCCGCAGGACCCCGACGGGACGTTCGTGCTGCCGGCACATCTGCCGTCGGATCCGTACCGGCCGTCGACCGCGCTGGACACCTATGTGCGGGTGCGGGACGGTTACTCCATCGTGCCGGGCAACGCGACGTCGGCGTTCGATGCCGATATCGACCACGTCCGCGAGTTCGACCACGCCAACCCGCGGGCGGGCGGGCAGACGGTGCCGGAGAATCTGAATGCCAAGGATCGGTTCTCCCATGTCCTCAAGACCTTTGGGAACTGGCTGGATGAGCAGTTCCGCGACAGACGTGGTCGCTTGCGAACCGAGTTCACCACCCCCGAGGGGTTGGTGATGGCCGGCGATGCCGACAACCTGGAATCCCTGTTTCCCGGGTTACGTCGAATCCGATTCACGGCCTCGCCCGCTCCACCCGACACCGTCAACCACCAGGCGCCGCCCGCGCGTCCCACCCGGTCGGTCACGCGGGTGGCGGCCAAACACGCTCGCAGACAGCAAGAACGAGAACGCAATCGCCGGAGACGGGAGCGCGGGTCACGCGGGGACTCAGGCTGCGGGCGCGGGTGCAGGCGCGGAGGGTGA
- a CDS encoding alpha/beta hydrolase, whose protein sequence is MTGSTAKTNPVVFVHGLWIHSSAWGPWVDLFSEHGYSATAPGWPGDRETVKETREAPEGMNDVGIQQICEHYADLIGTPDVKPIIIGHSFGGLIAQELLAHDLAAAAIAIDPAPIKGVKALPFSQLRSGFPVLSNPANRKTTVALTSKQFHYSFGNTLTPEASDELFEKWTIPGPGRPLFEDAAANFHRDSPAAVDTHKAVRGPLLLTSGSEDHTVPAKVTREVYDMYLGSDSVTEYQEFAGRGHSLTIDSGWRDVADAALTWLGAKGF, encoded by the coding sequence ATGACCGGTAGCACCGCCAAGACCAATCCTGTCGTGTTCGTCCACGGATTGTGGATCCACTCGAGCGCTTGGGGTCCGTGGGTCGACCTGTTCTCCGAGCACGGCTATTCCGCGACCGCGCCGGGATGGCCGGGTGACCGCGAAACGGTGAAGGAGACGCGCGAAGCCCCGGAAGGTATGAACGACGTCGGCATCCAGCAGATCTGCGAGCATTACGCCGACCTGATCGGGACGCCGGACGTCAAGCCGATCATCATCGGTCACTCGTTCGGAGGACTGATCGCACAGGAACTGCTCGCACACGACCTTGCCGCCGCCGCCATTGCCATCGATCCGGCTCCGATCAAGGGGGTCAAGGCCCTCCCGTTCTCTCAGCTCAGATCCGGCTTCCCGGTGTTGTCGAACCCGGCCAACCGGAAGACGACAGTGGCCTTGACGTCCAAGCAGTTCCATTACAGTTTCGGCAACACGCTGACGCCGGAGGCCTCCGACGAACTGTTCGAGAAGTGGACGATCCCCGGCCCCGGACGACCACTGTTCGAAGATGCCGCCGCGAACTTCCATCGTGACTCGCCTGCCGCGGTCGACACGCACAAGGCGGTCCGGGGTCCGCTGCTGTTGACCTCCGGCTCCGAGGACCACACGGTACCGGCCAAGGTGACCCGTGAGGTCTACGACATGTATCTTGGGAGCGATTCGGTCACCGAGTACCAGGAGTTCGCTGGACGCGGGCACTCACTCACGATCGACAGCGGATGGCGGGACGTGGCCGACGCAGCCTTGACCTGGCTCGGCGCCAAGGGATTCTGA
- a CDS encoding SDR family oxidoreductase — protein sequence MDLGLMGKIAVVTGASKGIGLAVTKALTAEGAHVVAGSRSGGAELERLEDAGTVSFVPVDLSTPGGPIALIERAEALGGVDILVNNAGSVTPRPDGFASVTDEQWLASWTLGVMATVRTTRAAIPQLVRRGGGSIVTISSVNAFLPDPGVIDYCAAKAALSNICKSLSKEYGAEGIRVNTVSPGPVATDLWLGKGGVAETIAGAPGESAARVADTAAAESVTGRFTTPDEVADVVLFLAGDKAGNVTGSDFTIDGGLIKTL from the coding sequence ATGGATCTCGGCCTCATGGGAAAGATCGCGGTCGTCACCGGTGCCAGTAAGGGCATCGGGCTCGCGGTGACCAAGGCGTTGACCGCTGAAGGCGCGCACGTCGTCGCCGGGTCGCGAAGCGGCGGAGCGGAACTGGAGCGTCTCGAAGATGCCGGGACGGTGTCGTTCGTACCTGTCGACCTGTCCACGCCGGGCGGACCGATCGCCCTGATCGAACGTGCCGAGGCTTTGGGTGGTGTGGACATCCTCGTCAACAACGCGGGCTCGGTCACCCCGCGGCCGGACGGATTCGCCAGCGTGACAGATGAACAGTGGCTCGCGTCGTGGACGCTCGGGGTGATGGCGACGGTCCGGACCACCCGGGCGGCGATCCCGCAGCTCGTCCGGCGTGGCGGCGGGTCGATAGTCACCATCAGTTCGGTGAACGCATTCCTGCCCGACCCGGGCGTGATCGACTACTGTGCGGCGAAGGCGGCCCTGAGCAATATCTGTAAGTCGCTGTCGAAAGAATATGGTGCCGAGGGTATTCGGGTGAACACGGTCAGCCCTGGCCCGGTGGCCACCGATCTCTGGCTCGGCAAGGGTGGGGTGGCCGAGACGATTGCCGGTGCCCCGGGCGAATCGGCCGCACGGGTGGCCGACACCGCGGCGGCGGAATCGGTCACGGGACGGTTCACGACACCAGACGAGGTCGCCGACGTCGTGCTGTTCCTGGCCGGCGACAAGGCGGGGAATGTGACCGGATCGGATTTCACGATAGACGGCGGCTTGATCAAGACGCTGTGA
- a CDS encoding HAD family hydrolase: MTRTGLAATGFGPPTLIATDVDGTLIDDHNRVSDRTIGVVGRAVEAGVEFVIATGRPPRWIAEITDQFEGTAAQVRYAVCANGAILYDVAHDRVISAATMDSETLEKLVERAYRQIPGCGIAAERAGRSAHDAATLPFVATAGYRHAWLNPDHIEVGDDEVYAEPAVKLLVRQPDMRSDEMAARLRDAIGDLAQITFSTDNGLIELSMPDTHKAAGLRDLVGLADLPDTSTIAFGDMPNDVEMLTWAHHGVAMSHGHPAALAAADEVTVTNNDDGVARVLERWFG, encoded by the coding sequence GTGACCCGAACTGGCCTGGCGGCAACAGGTTTCGGTCCGCCCACACTGATCGCCACCGACGTCGACGGCACGTTGATCGACGACCACAACCGCGTGTCCGACCGGACCATCGGTGTCGTCGGCCGCGCGGTCGAAGCCGGCGTGGAGTTCGTCATCGCCACCGGCCGGCCGCCCCGCTGGATCGCCGAGATCACCGACCAGTTCGAGGGCACCGCGGCGCAGGTTCGCTATGCGGTGTGCGCGAACGGAGCCATCCTCTACGACGTCGCACATGATCGGGTGATATCCGCGGCGACAATGGATTCCGAGACACTGGAGAAGCTCGTCGAGCGCGCCTACCGGCAGATCCCGGGATGCGGCATCGCAGCCGAGCGTGCCGGACGATCGGCGCACGACGCCGCGACGTTGCCGTTCGTCGCCACTGCCGGATACCGGCACGCGTGGCTCAACCCCGACCACATCGAGGTCGGGGACGACGAGGTGTACGCCGAGCCGGCGGTGAAGCTCCTCGTCCGCCAACCGGATATGCGGAGCGACGAGATGGCGGCACGTCTGCGCGACGCGATCGGTGACCTCGCTCAGATCACGTTCTCGACCGACAACGGGCTCATCGAGCTGTCGATGCCGGACACCCACAAGGCGGCGGGACTCCGGGATCTCGTCGGGCTGGCCGATCTCCCCGACACCTCGACCATCGCGTTCGGTGACATGCCCAACGACGTCGAGATGCTGACCTGGGCGCACCATGGCGTCGCGATGTCGCATGGGCACCCGGCGGCCCTCGCCGCCGCCGACGAGGTCACCGTCACCAACAACGACGACGGGGTCGCCCGGGTGCTCGAGCGGTGGTTCGGGTAA
- a CDS encoding lysophospholipid acyltransferase family protein, translating to MEPVYRTLEIIANGLVRAQGLDLRFSGLENIPRTGGAVLTINHTAYTDFLPAALGVYRAGRRTRYMIKSEVMDIAIMRFLVNHTKTVPVDRSVGSEAYRAAVSRLREGEIVAVYPEATISRSFEPKEFKTGAVRMAIEAQVPIVPSIVWGAQRQWTKTKTGHRQMGRSHLPVSVRYGEPLTVRADEGPEKATARLKETMTTLLHEVQDAYGPHPADAFWVPSRLGGSAPTPEEAHVIEDAEAAEKAAARAQKARDER from the coding sequence ATGGAACCGGTCTACCGGACGCTCGAGATCATCGCGAACGGCTTGGTCCGTGCACAGGGCCTCGACCTGCGGTTCTCCGGACTCGAGAACATCCCGCGGACCGGGGGAGCGGTGCTGACCATCAACCACACCGCCTACACGGACTTCCTGCCGGCGGCGCTCGGTGTGTACCGCGCCGGCCGTCGTACGCGGTACATGATCAAGTCCGAGGTGATGGACATCGCGATCATGCGCTTCCTGGTGAACCACACCAAGACGGTCCCGGTGGACCGCTCGGTGGGGTCGGAGGCCTATCGCGCGGCGGTGTCTCGGCTACGGGAGGGTGAGATCGTCGCGGTGTATCCGGAGGCGACCATCAGCCGCAGCTTCGAGCCGAAGGAATTCAAGACCGGCGCCGTCCGGATGGCGATCGAGGCGCAGGTACCCATCGTGCCGTCCATCGTATGGGGTGCGCAGCGGCAGTGGACCAAGACGAAGACCGGTCACCGGCAGATGGGACGCAGTCACCTCCCGGTCTCGGTCCGGTACGGCGAACCGCTGACCGTCCGGGCCGATGAAGGTCCGGAAAAGGCGACCGCACGACTCAAGGAGACGATGACCACCCTCCTGCACGAGGTGCAGGACGCGTACGGGCCTCACCCGGCGGACGCCTTCTGGGTCCCGTCGCGACTGGGCGGCTCCGCGCCGACGCCTGAGGAGGCGCATGTGATCGAAGATGCCGAGGCCGCCGAGAAGGCGGCCGCGCGGGCGCAGAAAGCGCGTGACGAGCGGTGA
- a CDS encoding lysophospholipid acyltransferase family protein — translation MEPVYDAVITTARLLWLAEGLKFKVSGVENVPKDGPGVVAINHTGYMDFTYAGIPAFLQHRRKVRFMAKKEVFDNKISGPIMRALKHIPVDRASGAQSYQAAVDYLKRGELVGVYPEATISRSFELKEFKSGAARMALEADAPIIPTVIWGAQRVWTKGHPKNLGRSGVKVMIGVAEPIDPVGTADEITARLHKAMSEKLLELQDAYGDHPQGEYWVPARLGGSAPTLEEANRMDAQEQAAKAAKRAQQDAPDTES, via the coding sequence ATGGAACCCGTCTACGACGCTGTGATCACCACCGCACGACTGTTGTGGCTGGCCGAGGGCCTGAAGTTCAAGGTGTCGGGCGTGGAGAACGTGCCGAAGGACGGACCGGGCGTGGTGGCGATCAACCACACCGGCTACATGGACTTCACCTACGCGGGAATCCCGGCGTTCCTCCAGCACCGGCGCAAAGTCCGTTTCATGGCGAAGAAGGAGGTCTTCGACAACAAGATCTCTGGTCCCATCATGCGTGCGCTCAAACACATCCCGGTCGACCGCGCGAGCGGCGCGCAGAGCTACCAGGCCGCCGTGGACTACCTGAAACGCGGCGAACTCGTCGGGGTGTACCCGGAAGCGACCATCAGCCGCAGTTTCGAGCTGAAGGAATTCAAGTCCGGAGCGGCCCGGATGGCGCTCGAAGCCGACGCACCCATCATCCCGACGGTCATCTGGGGAGCCCAGCGCGTGTGGACGAAGGGTCATCCGAAGAACCTGGGTCGCAGCGGCGTCAAGGTCATGATCGGCGTCGCCGAGCCCATCGACCCGGTGGGTACCGCCGACGAGATCACTGCACGCCTCCACAAGGCGATGAGCGAGAAGCTGCTCGAACTGCAGGATGCCTACGGTGACCATCCACAGGGTGAGTACTGGGTGCCCGCCCGACTGGGCGGTTCGGCCCCGACGCTCGAGGAGGCCAACCGGATGGACGCGCAGGAGCAGGCGGCCAAGGCCGCCAAGCGGGCGCAACAGGACGCACCCGACACGGAATCCTGA
- a CDS encoding MBL fold metallo-hydrolase translates to MQITSIGHAGFHIQTSAGSILCDPWVNPAYFASWVPFPDNSELDWKSLGDCDYLYVSHLHRDHFDERNLRENVNKDATVLLPDYPVPDLRRELEDLGFHTFVETEDSVKTTVTNEKGSLDVMIIALRAPADGPIGDSGLIVSDGETTCFNMNDARPIDLDVIDEAFGHVDVHLLQYSGAIWYPMVYDIPRKSKANFAAQKRQRGMDRARSYIEQVGASWVVPSAGPPMFLDDDLFGLNDFGSGVDGADETSIFPDQETFLEQMRIHGTDDGERHRGLMMVSGSVAEFTGPTLNEVSHPYAPHEVFGENKRAYLERMKEKFAPVIAADKATWAVDDSEPLLPALRELFEPIMGQSDLICDGIGYPVGLVMGDQTVVLDFPNRIVREPKEGEGKYRYGFRIAPELVRTVLRDDEPDWVNTIFLSTRFTTWRIGGYNEYLYTFFKCLSDERIAYADGWFAEAHDDSASITKDGWELQRRCPHLKADLSKFGVIEGEKLTCNLHGWQWDLPSGRCLTSKGHELRAQRIDG, encoded by the coding sequence TTGCAGATCACCAGCATCGGTCATGCCGGTTTCCACATCCAGACCAGCGCCGGCTCCATCCTCTGCGATCCGTGGGTCAACCCTGCCTATTTCGCGTCATGGGTCCCGTTCCCCGACAATTCCGAGCTGGACTGGAAGTCGCTGGGCGACTGCGACTACCTGTACGTCTCACACCTACATCGCGACCATTTCGACGAGCGCAATCTGCGGGAGAACGTCAACAAGGACGCCACCGTCCTGTTGCCCGACTATCCGGTGCCCGATCTGCGACGCGAGCTCGAGGACCTCGGCTTCCACACCTTCGTGGAGACCGAGGACTCGGTGAAGACGACGGTCACAAACGAGAAGGGCTCGCTCGATGTGATGATCATCGCACTGCGCGCGCCGGCCGACGGACCGATCGGCGACAGCGGGCTGATCGTCTCCGATGGCGAGACCACCTGCTTCAACATGAACGACGCCCGCCCCATCGACCTCGACGTCATCGACGAGGCCTTCGGTCACGTCGACGTCCACCTGCTGCAGTATTCGGGCGCGATCTGGTACCCGATGGTCTACGACATCCCGCGCAAGTCGAAGGCCAACTTCGCGGCGCAGAAGCGGCAGCGTGGCATGGACCGGGCGCGGTCCTACATCGAGCAGGTCGGTGCGAGCTGGGTCGTCCCGTCCGCCGGACCGCCGATGTTCCTCGACGACGACCTGTTCGGCCTCAACGACTTCGGTTCCGGCGTGGACGGGGCGGACGAGACGTCGATCTTCCCGGACCAGGAGACCTTCCTGGAGCAGATGCGGATTCACGGCACCGACGACGGCGAGCGCCATCGCGGTCTGATGATGGTCTCCGGATCGGTCGCCGAGTTCACCGGGCCCACGTTGAACGAGGTCTCGCATCCGTATGCGCCGCATGAGGTCTTCGGCGAGAACAAGCGAGCGTACCTGGAGCGGATGAAGGAGAAGTTCGCGCCGGTCATCGCCGCCGACAAGGCGACCTGGGCGGTCGACGACAGTGAGCCGCTGCTACCCGCGCTGCGAGAGCTCTTCGAGCCGATCATGGGACAGTCCGATCTCATCTGCGACGGGATCGGCTATCCGGTCGGCCTGGTGATGGGTGACCAGACCGTGGTGCTCGACTTCCCGAACCGGATCGTCCGAGAGCCCAAAGAAGGAGAGGGCAAGTACCGCTACGGTTTCCGGATCGCTCCCGAACTGGTGCGCACCGTGCTCCGTGACGACGAACCGGACTGGGTCAACACCATCTTCCTGTCCACCCGATTCACCACATGGCGGATCGGTGGCTACAACGAGTACCTCTACACGTTCTTCAAATGTCTCAGCGACGAGCGGATCGCCTACGCGGACGGCTGGTTCGCCGAGGCACACGACGATTCTGCCTCGATCACCAAGGACGGCTGGGAATTACAGCGCCGCTGCCCACACCTGAAGGCGGACCTCTCCAAGTTCGGTGTGATCGAGGGTGAGAAACTGACCTGCAATCTGCACGGCTGGCAGTGGGACCTGCCCAGCGGTCGGTGCCTCACATCCAAAGGACACGAATTGCGCGCCCAGCGGATCGACGGCTGA